In a single window of the Nicotiana tomentosiformis chromosome 10, ASM39032v3, whole genome shotgun sequence genome:
- the LOC138899846 gene encoding uncharacterized protein: protein MKVSINHSKRLWEVAEDDITFMEEDADDLLLPHNDALVISLNVLDFKIKRFLLDPRSLANIIQWRVLEQAKLTRSIILATKLLSGFNLASVTTRGEILLPTKAGVMKTTLFEVVDGDTGYNIIMGRPWLHEMRVVPSTNHQLLKFPIPKGIKQIRGDQPAAREMNAISVSHSKAKEHATY from the coding sequence ATGAAGGTATCAATAAACCATAGCAAGAGACTCTGGGAAGTCGctgaagacgatatcactttcatggAAGAGGATGCAGACGATCTATTGCTACCGCACAACGacgcattggtaatttctttaaatgtactagattttaaaatcaaacgttTTCTATTGGATCCACGAAGTTTggccaatatcatacaatggagggtaTTAGAGCAAGCCAAACTTACTAGAAGCATCATTCTGGCTACAAAACTCCTCTCCGGATTCAACCttgcaagcgtgacaacccgaggagagatcctgctgccTACGAAAGCCGGGGTGATGAAGACAACTCTTTTTGAAGTGGTGGATGGTGATACGGGTTATAATATTATTATGGGAAGAccgtggttgcacgagatgagagTCGTACCATCAACGAATCATCAGTTGCTAAAATTCCCAATACCCAAAGGAATCAAAcagataagaggtgaccaaccggcggcaagggagatgaatgcaatttcagtGTCCCATAGCAAAGCGAAGGAGCATGCGACATATTAA